Proteins encoded within one genomic window of Lactococcus garvieae:
- a CDS encoding hemolysin family protein, whose product MTVNLIIIVLMIAFTAFFVASEFSLVKIRKSRLETLAAEGNKQAKLAIVVVEHLDSYLSACQLGITLTSLAIGWVGESTIHALLAPVIHYLPLPNTIAESFSIVLAFLLITFVHVVIGELIPKSLSISKTEAVVLAVVRPLHFFYKATYPFVWLLNISASSIGKIFNLSLASEGEETHSEEELLLIANQSFAKGEINEKEYEYLNKVFEFDDLLAKEIMVPRLDMETIASDKTIKEALEFAIEKGHTRFPVIGKSKDNILGYVTLQALIKEYLVSPMQKVHTIAQAPIVFIDTIPVKFLLSQMQSEHKHFAILSDEYGGTSGLVTIEDILEELVGDIQDEQDHEEENIVEVEPGIYHVKGKTPLSEIEDKFDTDFDNPSASNTISGYIINVYLENREELDVGSTKVLNDLKIKILEMDRVTPSELEITKV is encoded by the coding sequence TTGACGGTAAATCTTATAATAATAGTATTAATGATTGCTTTTACAGCTTTCTTTGTTGCATCTGAATTTTCTTTAGTGAAAATACGTAAAAGTCGTTTAGAAACACTGGCAGCTGAGGGCAACAAACAAGCAAAATTAGCTATTGTTGTTGTGGAGCATCTGGATTCTTACCTGAGTGCCTGCCAGCTAGGGATAACACTGACTTCTTTGGCTATTGGTTGGGTTGGAGAAAGTACGATTCATGCCTTGCTTGCACCTGTGATACACTACCTCCCACTGCCCAATACTATTGCAGAAAGCTTTTCCATCGTTCTTGCTTTCTTGCTGATTACTTTTGTTCATGTGGTGATTGGTGAATTGATTCCGAAGTCGCTCAGTATTTCTAAGACAGAAGCAGTTGTCTTAGCAGTTGTGAGACCTTTACACTTTTTCTACAAGGCCACCTATCCATTTGTTTGGCTTTTGAATATATCCGCAAGCTCGATCGGGAAAATCTTTAATCTCAGCCTAGCGTCGGAAGGAGAAGAAACCCATTCAGAAGAAGAACTCCTTTTGATAGCCAACCAAAGCTTTGCTAAAGGTGAAATTAACGAAAAAGAATACGAGTATCTCAATAAAGTTTTTGAATTTGACGACTTATTAGCTAAAGAAATTATGGTGCCTCGTCTCGATATGGAAACAATAGCTTCAGACAAAACGATAAAAGAAGCTCTTGAGTTTGCAATCGAAAAAGGGCACACGCGTTTTCCAGTGATTGGCAAGTCTAAGGACAACATCTTAGGCTATGTGACGCTTCAAGCTTTGATTAAAGAGTATCTGGTGTCGCCAATGCAAAAAGTGCATACTATTGCTCAGGCTCCTATTGTCTTTATCGATACTATTCCCGTAAAATTCTTGCTCTCGCAAATGCAAAGTGAACATAAACATTTTGCGATTTTATCCGATGAGTATGGAGGAACCAGCGGTTTAGTAACTATTGAAGATATCCTAGAAGAACTCGTCGGCGATATTCAAGATGAGCAAGACCATGAAGAAGAAAATATTGTCGAGGTCGAACCAGGAATTTATCATGTCAAAGGAAAAACTCCCTTATCCGAAATTGAAGATAAGTTTGACACGGATTTCGATAATCCATCGGCAAGCAATACTATCAGTGGTTATATCATTAATGTTTATCTGGAAAACAGAGAAGAACTTGACGTGGGAAGTACTAAAGTTTTGAATGATCTAAAGATAAAGATTCTGGAAATGGACAGAGTGACACCAAGTGAGTTAGAGATAACCAAAGTATAG
- a CDS encoding phenolic acid decarboxylase — protein sequence MKKFSTLEDFIGSHLIYTYDNGWEYEIYIKNEKTIDYRIHGGMVAGRWVKEQEVDIVMLTEGIYKVAWTEPTGTDVALDFMPNEEKMHGMIFFPKWVHEHPEITVCFQNDFIDVMHESREKYETYPKYLVPEFATITYIANAGSNNEDVVAEAPYEGLPNDIRNGKYFDENYQKVNK from the coding sequence ATGAAAAAATTCTCTACATTAGAAGACTTTATCGGCTCACACTTAATTTACACTTATGACAATGGCTGGGAATACGAAATTTATATTAAAAATGAAAAAACTATCGACTACCGTATTCATGGTGGGATGGTTGCTGGCCGCTGGGTAAAAGAACAAGAAGTTGATATCGTGATGCTTACGGAAGGTATTTATAAAGTTGCTTGGACCGAACCAACAGGAACAGATGTTGCTTTAGACTTCATGCCAAATGAAGAAAAAATGCATGGTATGATTTTCTTTCCAAAATGGGTACACGAACATCCAGAAATTACCGTTTGTTTCCAAAACGATTTTATCGATGTGATGCATGAATCACGTGAAAAATACGAAACATATCCAAAATATTTAGTCCCAGAATTTGCTACAATTACTTATATTGCGAATGCCGGCTCAAATAATGAAGATGTCGTTGCCGAAGCACCATATGAAGGGTTGCCAAATGATATTCGTAACGGTAAATACTTTGATGAAAATTACCAAAAAGTAAACAAATAA
- a CDS encoding ArsC/Spx/MgsR family protein, whose translation MWFDKYGIKIEKRNLNQITIDELINLLALTTDGTKELFKNPEKNGWKNEKLLLSLEDMDLKSALLYLKMNTFLFKSPIILDEDNYLVGYNSDEIRRFFPKEYRKFLSDF comes from the coding sequence ATGTGGTTTGACAAGTACGGAATAAAGATTGAGAAACGAAATTTGAATCAAATCACAATAGATGAGCTGATAAATCTATTGGCACTCACAACTGATGGAACGAAAGAATTATTTAAAAATCCAGAAAAAAATGGCTGGAAAAACGAAAAATTATTATTAAGTCTAGAGGATATGGACTTAAAGAGTGCTTTGCTCTATCTAAAGATGAATACTTTTCTTTTTAAAAGCCCTATTATTTTAGATGAAGATAATTACTTAGTTGGCTACAACTCTGATGAAATTCGACGTTTTTTTCCAAAAGAATACCGAAAATTTTTATCAGATTTTTAA
- a CDS encoding redox-sensing transcriptional repressor Rex, with protein MAGSQVNKQLPKATAKRLPQYYRLFKLLVDEQVTRTNSQLISEKIGVDAATIRRDFSLFGELGRRGYGYETRALRDFFGELLGQDQETHIALVGVGNLGRALINYQFQNRNKMRVTQAYDIPENPLVGTTTSTGIPIYDIADFSENIKDSKIKTAIISVNKENAQEVADILVNAGIKGILNFSPLRLQVPEDVVVQSIDLTKELQTLLFFMSNKNIK; from the coding sequence ATGGCTGGCTCCCAAGTTAATAAACAATTACCTAAGGCAACCGCAAAACGCTTGCCTCAATACTATCGCTTGTTCAAACTTTTAGTTGATGAACAAGTTACACGCACAAACTCACAACTTATTTCTGAAAAAATTGGTGTTGATGCGGCGACGATTCGTCGCGATTTTTCACTCTTTGGTGAGCTGGGACGTCGAGGCTATGGCTATGAAACACGCGCTTTGCGTGATTTCTTTGGAGAATTACTCGGACAAGATCAAGAAACGCATATCGCCCTCGTTGGTGTGGGTAATCTTGGACGTGCCTTGATTAATTATCAATTCCAAAACCGCAACAAAATGCGTGTAACTCAAGCTTATGATATACCAGAAAATCCTCTCGTAGGTACAACAACTTCTACTGGTATTCCTATCTACGATATTGCAGATTTTTCGGAAAACATCAAAGACTCAAAAATCAAAACAGCAATTATTTCGGTGAACAAAGAAAATGCACAAGAAGTTGCTGATATCTTGGTAAATGCTGGAATTAAAGGTATTCTTAATTTTTCACCTTTACGTTTACAGGTACCCGAAGATGTCGTTGTCCAGTCGATTGACTTGACGAAAGAACTTCAAACTCTTTTGTTCTTCATGTCAAATAAAAATATTAAGTAA
- a CDS encoding PadR family transcriptional regulator, with protein sequence MASEDKLSYIILGLLKHEPLTGYDLKKNFESEVGEFWQANTGQIYPTLRKLFDAEAVDYDVEIVGAKLKKKKYHITDKGCEMFDQWIQTPAELYAFQKDEFMLRLYFLKNADDVRLIDLINEEIEVHKKKLNYLLQRQKLVFGGDDPEEKNGHFLVLDFAIQRENFRLDWLKSIKKSQVKRES encoded by the coding sequence ATGGCCAGTGAAGATAAACTGTCTTATATTATTCTGGGGTTGTTGAAGCATGAACCCTTAACAGGATATGATTTAAAGAAAAATTTCGAAAGTGAAGTAGGCGAGTTTTGGCAAGCAAATACCGGACAAATTTATCCGACATTAAGGAAGCTCTTTGATGCTGAAGCAGTAGATTATGATGTCGAAATTGTCGGTGCCAAATTAAAGAAAAAAAAGTATCATATCACGGATAAGGGATGTGAAATGTTTGACCAATGGATTCAAACGCCTGCTGAACTCTATGCCTTTCAAAAAGATGAATTTATGTTGCGCTTGTACTTTTTGAAGAATGCCGACGATGTCCGACTCATTGATTTAATTAATGAAGAAATAGAAGTACATAAGAAAAAACTGAACTACCTTCTGCAACGTCAAAAACTTGTCTTTGGAGGAGATGATCCTGAAGAAAAAAATGGACATTTTTTAGTTTTAGATTTTGCTATCCAAAGAGAAAACTTTCGGCTTGATTGGTTAAAGAGCATTAAAAAAAGTCAAGTTAAGCGCGAGAGTTAG
- a CDS encoding class C sortase has protein sequence MFKKQKNIRDKAVPPSQERRKVSPLLIFAFLLIFIGVGILIYPIIGNYMANQQRSVATSSYNDSLKKMSQKERKQQWALAKKYNQYIFDRQEGKVGHPVDYSKVISNGNPPVMGTIDIPAINVNNLPFYHGTSYGTLDKGVGHFESSSVPIGGKNTRAVLSGHSGLENQVLFTDIRNLKEGDIFFINILGKKLAYEIDSFQEVLPREVDKVKIIPGEDRVTLLTCTPPGINTYRLLVNGKRIPYKEAISKKTSKRNIWTYQTVVMGSLGLCFLLFVILFLLYRIFLKQSHKTDPEVSARAMKRIRRLIMVTRGMFVVMLVIMISILALAIYGYFRMQTPSSLPTINVGKQHELAAYNPDKILKGDYDESKIASVNVSNFAESRKELQHTVNESGIGKLYIPKEEVSLPILAGLSQTNLMSGASTYRQGQKLGKGNYVLLAHNIYNVNTNTNVDVLFNRISNLTKGDKIYATDFQNLYEYQVIKNEVIKDTQVDVVKSKVKGPPILTLIRCEGNVGTIYRRLVQGRLTKIAPLSLRNSKAMNLRMTSKVRGDDLIKKNPISQFEQLAMDLAAHIIADPMQVMIPFFLLLVMPILFLNFI, from the coding sequence TTGTTTAAGAAACAAAAGAATATAAGGGATAAGGCTGTCCCTCCAAGTCAAGAGAGACGAAAAGTTTCTCCCCTGCTTATTTTTGCCTTTTTACTGATTTTCATTGGTGTGGGTATTCTTATCTATCCCATCATTGGAAATTATATGGCTAACCAACAACGCTCGGTCGCCACCAGTAGTTACAATGACAGTCTGAAAAAGATGAGTCAAAAAGAGCGCAAGCAGCAGTGGGCTTTAGCTAAAAAATACAATCAATATATCTTTGATCGTCAAGAAGGTAAAGTAGGACATCCAGTAGATTATAGTAAAGTTATTTCTAACGGAAATCCTCCCGTAATGGGTACGATTGACATACCAGCTATCAATGTCAACAATCTCCCTTTTTACCATGGAACGTCTTACGGTACTTTAGATAAGGGTGTGGGGCACTTTGAATCCTCTTCGGTACCTATCGGAGGAAAGAATACGCGCGCTGTTCTCAGTGGGCACAGTGGTTTAGAGAACCAAGTCCTCTTCACAGATATCCGTAATCTAAAAGAAGGAGATATCTTCTTTATCAATATTTTAGGAAAAAAATTAGCCTATGAAATTGACTCTTTTCAAGAAGTACTCCCCCGTGAAGTCGATAAGGTAAAGATTATACCAGGCGAAGATCGTGTAACTCTTTTAACGTGTACACCGCCAGGTATTAATACCTATCGCCTACTTGTGAACGGCAAACGCATCCCTTATAAAGAAGCAATCTCTAAGAAGACAAGCAAGCGCAATATATGGACCTATCAAACGGTAGTGATGGGCTCTCTTGGACTTTGTTTTCTCTTATTTGTTATACTTTTTCTGCTCTATCGTATCTTCTTGAAACAGTCTCACAAAACAGATCCAGAAGTTTCTGCACGCGCCATGAAACGTATACGCCGTTTGATAATGGTGACACGTGGTATGTTTGTTGTTATGCTGGTGATTATGATTTCAATTTTAGCTTTGGCTATTTATGGATATTTTCGTATGCAGACACCTTCCTCTCTACCCACTATTAATGTGGGAAAGCAACACGAATTGGCCGCATATAATCCAGATAAGATACTCAAAGGAGATTATGATGAAAGTAAAATTGCGAGTGTCAATGTGAGTAATTTTGCCGAAAGCAGGAAAGAACTACAACATACAGTAAATGAGAGCGGCATAGGAAAGCTTTATATTCCAAAAGAAGAAGTGAGTTTGCCTATACTGGCTGGGCTAAGTCAAACCAACTTGATGTCTGGTGCTTCAACCTATCGGCAAGGGCAAAAGCTGGGAAAAGGGAACTATGTTCTCTTGGCTCATAACATTTACAATGTCAATACAAACACGAACGTAGATGTACTTTTTAATCGAATCAGCAATCTCACCAAGGGTGATAAAATCTATGCGACTGATTTTCAAAACCTTTATGAATATCAGGTAATCAAGAATGAAGTGATTAAAGACACACAAGTTGATGTGGTGAAGAGCAAAGTTAAAGGCCCCCCAATCCTCACCCTGATTCGTTGTGAGGGCAATGTAGGTACCATCTATCGCCGTCTAGTACAAGGACGGTTAACAAAAATAGCACCCTTGAGTCTTAGAAATAGCAAAGCAATGAACTTAAGGATGACAAGTAAGGTTAGAGGTGATGATCTGATAAAGAAGAATCCAATCTCTCAGTTTGAACAGCTGGCGATGGATTTAGCGGCTCATATTATAGCGGATCCAATGCAAGTGATGATACCCTTCTTTCTCCTTTTAGTAATGCCTATTTTATTTCTTAACTTTATTTAA